From one Anoplolepis gracilipes chromosome 10, ASM4749672v1, whole genome shotgun sequence genomic stretch:
- the LOC140670270 gene encoding uncharacterized protein: MNTVFNGEFVAGEKHDNKSVSTKNCELFRTSDLREWYEQRVIEPTLASLEEFQERDSGWALSCILNLTININKYNPMRAGCHIILPRKIMMKRAVVNVQSKDNACFAWAVTAAMYPAEKRIERELSYPHYTDVLNLRDIEFPVTLKQIKKFEINNNISINVYTIENENIVPIRLSEQKRDKHANLLYIQDAQDIGHFA; this comes from the coding sequence ATGAATACTGTGTTTAACggtgagtttgtggcgggTGAAAAGCACGACAATAAAAGTGTAAGTACAAAAAACTGTGAACTATTTCGTACATCTGATTTACGCGAATGGTACGAGCAACGTGTTATCGAGCCCACTTTAGCatctctcgaagaatttcaagaacgtgatagtgggtgggcattatcatgtatacttaatttgactataaatataaataaatataatcctatgcgtgcgggatgtcatattatattaccgcgaaagataatgatgaagcgagcggtagttaacgtgcaatccaaagacaatgcatgttttgcatGGGCAGTGACTGCTGCTATGTATCCCGCTGAAAAAAGGATTGAACGAGAATTATCGTATCCGCATTATACGGATGTACTAAATCTTCGAgacattgagtttccagtgactcttaagcaaattaaaaagtttgaaattaacaacaatatttcaatcaatgtgtataccatcgaaaacgaaaatattgttcctattcgtctttcggagcaaaagagggacaagcacgccaatttgctctacattcaagatgcgcaagatatcggacattttgcGTGA